The proteins below are encoded in one region of Solenopsis invicta isolate M01_SB chromosome 8, UNIL_Sinv_3.0, whole genome shotgun sequence:
- the LOC105196931 gene encoding knirps-related protein: MNQQCKVCGEPAAGFHFGAFTCEGCKSFFGRSYNNLNTIADCKNDGKCVINKKNRTACKSCRLRKCIYVGMSKSGSRYGRRSNWFKIHCLLQQQQQQEQQQQQQLEQQMQQPLQQRQQHQQQHYQPTLLMSHQLSQQQRNPTSSPIHGIHGNQNRDEPLILSADSPNISSPESHNSDSSVDVSERRAAFAGHHGMRPLPHLPPVDLSALGLPLGFPLGGMSLLPSAFLPPPGLTMFPPYAHVYAAPHNASHPLMANHPSSLLQRSPATTSDENEEPATATTSTMTTTVATTTALRISTSLSSADDKDSYEKNNNNDRFCLDMALKREANEQTSERSRKSMHRLSEDSSTECSPEREVACLPPQDDPIDLSMKATATPVSDHLQNEIDDEIDNVSDAENSVAKKPIDLTTRS; the protein is encoded by the exons ATGAACCAACAGTGCAAGGTGTGCGGTGAACCAGCGGCTGGCTTCCATTTCGGTGCATTCACCTGTGAGGGTTGCAAG TCTTTCTTCGGGCGCTCGTACAACAACTTGAACACCATCGCTGACTGCAAGAACGATGGCAAATGTGTGATAAATAAGAAGAATCGCACCGCGTGCAAATCTTGCCGTCTGCGAAAATGCATCTACGTCGGCATGTCAAAGTCTGGCTCGCGATATGGTCGCAGATCGAACTGGTTCAAAATTCACTGTCTAttgcaacagcagcagcagcaagaacagcagcagcagcagcagctagAGCAACAGATGCAACAGCCGTTGCAGCAACGTCAGCAACATCAGCAGCAACACTACCAGCCAACTCTACTGATGTCGCACCAGTTGTCGCAGCAGCAACGTAATCCGACGAGTTCACCTATCCATGGCATTCACGGCAATCAAAATAGGGACGAACCCTTAATATTGAGTGCAGACTCGCCTAACATAAGCTCGCCCGAATCCCACAATAGCGACAGCTCCGTCGATGTCTCCGAAAGGAGAGCGGCCTTCGCCGGACATCACGGTATGCGGCCGCTTCCGCACTTGCCGCCGGTTGATTTGTCTGCCCTGGGTCTGCCATTAGGCTTTCCTCTCGGCGGTATGTCGCTCCTACCGTCGGCCTTCCTGCCACCACCCGGACTCACCATGTTTCCACCGTACGCTCATGTATATGCGGCGCCACACAACGCGTCTCATCCCCTTATGGCAAATCATCCGTCCAGCCTACTACAACGTTCGCCGGCAACCACGAGTGATGAAAACGAGGAGCCCGCGACCGCTACGACGTCGACCATGACAACGACCGTAGCTACAACGACCGCGTTGAGAATCTCAACGTCTTTGTCATCGGCCGATGACAAAGACTCCTACGAGAAAAACAACAATAATGACCGATTCTGCCTAGATATGGCTCTAAAGAGAGAAGCAAACGAGCAAACGTCGGAGAGATCGCGGAAGAGTATGCACAGACTTTCCGAAGACAGTTCAACCGAATGCAGTCCGGAACGGGAAGTCGCCTGTCTACCACCGCAGGATGATCCAATAGATCTCTCCATGAAAGCCACCGCAACACCCGTTAGCGATCATTTACAGAACGAGATAGACGATGAGATAGATAATGTCAGTGATGCAGAAAACTCGGTTGCGAAGAAACCCATAGATTTAACGACAAGATCATAA